The following are encoded in a window of Geobacter metallireducens GS-15 genomic DNA:
- a CDS encoding FG-GAP-like repeat-containing protein, with amino-acid sequence MKRLSLLCAVLFVALTAASTLFAAQIRVYVSEFAVTGAANKDELKSTLQTLFASRLSNDSVLSVDSPVGADVLVKGSYIAFGKVFSLDAVAKDTSGRVIARSFQQGESQDELIPAAGKLGQSLAAEIAAKVKPGVVMVPQPVVQPVAAPVPVPVSDVVRPSAPQPAADVVKASTTSDIVKPQDLTRTASGGWMSQRLTGTLIGIAPGKAAADGTRDFYVADEQALRLYRKREGLKLVAEVSFSPGDRVIAVDSADLDGDGTPEAYLTVLNGDSLASQVWVAEKDSLKRVAAKLPYYFRGIALNGKEYKMYAQQMSTDKDFYGDVYEVVKAGDRFELKNPIKLPRFGYLYNFNQFRDAAGNSCTAVLNDDGYLIVYSAAGEELWRSSDKFGGSETYFKREDLANVQRTGDPFRWVFLEQRITVSPSGEVIVPKNEGMFVIGNNRAYKKSSIYAFTWNGSSLDEVWHTKQSQSYLADYLYDGARKELVALEVVKKEGLLDKGASVVVVKRVE; translated from the coding sequence ATGAAAAGACTTTCCCTTCTCTGCGCAGTTCTGTTCGTGGCCCTCACGGCCGCCTCCACCCTGTTCGCGGCCCAGATCAGGGTTTACGTGTCGGAGTTCGCGGTGACGGGCGCCGCCAACAAGGATGAACTGAAGTCGACGCTGCAGACGCTGTTTGCATCGCGCCTGAGCAATGATTCGGTGCTGTCGGTGGACTCACCGGTGGGGGCCGATGTGCTGGTGAAGGGGAGCTATATCGCCTTCGGCAAGGTCTTCAGCCTCGACGCGGTGGCCAAGGATACGAGCGGCCGGGTCATTGCCCGGTCGTTCCAGCAGGGGGAGAGCCAGGACGAGCTGATCCCCGCCGCCGGCAAGCTGGGGCAGAGCCTGGCGGCCGAGATCGCGGCCAAGGTGAAGCCGGGCGTGGTGATGGTGCCGCAGCCGGTTGTCCAACCGGTCGCCGCGCCGGTACCGGTTCCCGTCTCCGACGTGGTGCGCCCATCCGCTCCCCAGCCGGCCGCGGATGTGGTGAAGGCGTCCACCACCAGTGATATTGTGAAGCCCCAGGATCTTACCCGCACCGCCTCGGGCGGTTGGATGAGCCAGCGGCTCACGGGTACCCTCATCGGCATTGCCCCGGGCAAGGCGGCGGCCGACGGGACACGGGATTTCTACGTGGCCGACGAGCAGGCCCTGCGCCTCTATCGCAAGAGGGAGGGGCTGAAGCTGGTGGCCGAGGTATCGTTCTCTCCCGGCGACCGGGTGATTGCTGTCGATTCCGCCGATCTGGACGGCGACGGGACCCCCGAAGCCTACCTGACCGTCCTCAACGGCGATTCGCTCGCTTCCCAGGTATGGGTGGCGGAAAAGGATTCCCTCAAGCGGGTCGCGGCCAAGCTCCCCTATTACTTCCGCGGAATCGCCCTGAACGGCAAAGAGTATAAGATGTACGCCCAGCAGATGAGCACCGACAAGGATTTCTACGGCGACGTTTACGAGGTGGTCAAAGCCGGTGACCGCTTTGAGCTGAAAAATCCCATAAAGCTCCCCCGCTTCGGCTACCTGTACAACTTCAACCAGTTCCGTGACGCGGCGGGTAACAGCTGCACCGCGGTGCTGAACGACGACGGGTACCTCATCGTCTATTCCGCCGCCGGCGAGGAACTGTGGCGGAGCAGCGACAAGTTCGGCGGTTCGGAGACCTACTTCAAGCGCGAGGATCTGGCCAATGTCCAGAGGACCGGCGACCCCTTCCGCTGGGTCTTCCTGGAGCAACGGATTACGGTTTCCCCATCGGGCGAGGTGATCGTGCCGAAAAACGAGGGGATGTTCGTCATCGGCAACAACCGCGCCTACAAAAAGAGCAGCATCTATGCCTTTACCTGGAACGGATCATCCCTGGACGAGGTCTGGCACACCAAGCAGAGCCAGAGCTACCTGGCCGATTACCTCTATGACGGTGCCCGCAAGGAGCTTGTGGCCTTGGAGGTGGTGAAGAAGGAAGGGCTCCTGGACAAGGGAGCCAGCGTGGTGGTGGTGAAGAGGGTGGAGTAA
- the mntA gene encoding type VII toxin-antitoxin system MntA family adenylyltransferase antitoxin: MTETIRAFFAGDEAVTAVYLFGSQATGKATAKSDIDLAVLLREKPAYDYRLRAMSDLASLLKTEVDVLVLDQCGILMQRQVLKHGIVLYERDRRARLAFEIRSRKMYFDFLPAHHLFVSKREERLLQGDGNG; encoded by the coding sequence ATGACCGAAACAATCCGGGCGTTTTTCGCCGGCGACGAGGCGGTGACGGCAGTCTACCTCTTCGGCTCACAGGCCACGGGGAAGGCCACGGCGAAGAGCGATATCGATTTGGCGGTCCTTCTCCGGGAAAAGCCCGCGTACGACTACCGCCTGAGGGCAATGTCCGACCTTGCGAGCCTCTTGAAAACGGAGGTGGATGTACTGGTGCTGGACCAGTGCGGAATTCTCATGCAGCGGCAGGTGCTGAAGCACGGCATCGTCCTTTATGAACGTGACAGGAGAGCGCGCCTGGCATTCGAAATCCGTTCCCGCAAGATGTATTTCGATTTTCTCCCGGCCCACCATCTCTTCGTAAGCAAGAGGGAGGAAAGGCTTTTGCAGGGAGACGGCAATGGTTGA
- the hepT gene encoding type VII toxin-antitoxin system HepT family RNase toxin: protein MVDREVAERLIGLLEGYVNDLRSVQSMSFAEYSADLRTKRFVERTLQIAIEACLDLGYHIIADEGLREPEDNRDVFKVLAEGGIINAKLLEALQPMASFRNLIVHDYGKIDDEIVFGILQRRLGDFTEYSRMIVRHMRC, encoded by the coding sequence ATGGTTGACAGGGAAGTGGCGGAGAGACTCATCGGGCTGCTGGAAGGATATGTCAATGACCTCCGATCGGTTCAGTCCATGAGCTTTGCCGAGTATTCAGCCGACCTCCGGACCAAGAGGTTCGTTGAACGGACCTTGCAGATAGCCATAGAGGCCTGCCTTGACCTGGGTTATCACATTATAGCGGATGAAGGACTGCGGGAGCCCGAGGACAACAGGGATGTATTCAAAGTCCTTGCCGAAGGGGGAATTATTAATGCGAAGCTCCTGGAAGCCCTCCAACCGATGGCCTCGTTTCGGAATCTGATCGTCCACGATTACGGCAAAATCGACGACGAAATAGTCTTCGGCATTCTGCAGCGAAGACTTGGAGACTTTACGGAGTACTCAAGAATGATTGTTCGTCATATGCGCTGCTGA
- a CDS encoding ATP phosphoribosyltransferase regulatory subunit, with translation MTNPAPIEAPLPKGVTDFLPEKADKIGYIEGKIRRVFELWGFRRIITPLLEFQDVMAAGLGEDLKERTFRFDDRQTGKLLAIPSDITPQVARIVATRMRGCPLPHRLYYIGRVLRHVELQSGRSRETFQAGVELIGLDSPEADAEMVAMAVEILKGLGFEEFKVDLGHTGFIRGVMAASGLGGDARRRLQEAVGKKDSSAVRAILETEPVADRIKEELAALPRLFGGREVLAEAARVATSDSSRRALDNIAQVLDILDIHGVSDHLTLDLGEIRGLDYHSGLTFEGFVTGIGEAVCSGGRYDNLTQRYGYPAPATGFAFNILALLNALEKRPDVEASKTRDLLIFNLKDDRREALEIAQHLRALGYSTARDIIHRDFNDSLDYARRMNILRMMVIGGDYCAADEAYVVRVADKRGTAVKKADLMRNDFSLNTLP, from the coding sequence TTGACAAATCCCGCTCCCATAGAAGCGCCCCTTCCCAAGGGGGTAACCGACTTTCTTCCCGAAAAGGCCGACAAGATCGGCTACATCGAAGGGAAAATCCGCAGGGTGTTCGAACTCTGGGGCTTCCGGCGGATCATCACCCCGCTCCTGGAGTTCCAGGACGTCATGGCCGCGGGCCTCGGCGAGGATCTCAAGGAGCGGACCTTCCGCTTCGACGACCGCCAAACCGGTAAGCTCCTGGCCATTCCCTCGGACATCACCCCCCAGGTGGCCCGTATCGTCGCAACCCGCATGCGGGGCTGCCCCCTTCCCCACCGACTTTACTATATCGGCCGGGTGCTCAGGCACGTGGAACTCCAGTCGGGTCGAAGCCGCGAGACGTTTCAGGCTGGGGTCGAGCTGATCGGGCTCGATTCCCCCGAGGCTGATGCCGAGATGGTTGCCATGGCGGTGGAAATCCTGAAGGGGCTCGGGTTCGAAGAATTCAAGGTGGATCTGGGGCATACGGGGTTCATCCGCGGGGTCATGGCGGCTTCGGGGCTCGGCGGCGATGCGCGCCGGCGGCTCCAGGAGGCAGTGGGGAAGAAGGACTCGTCGGCGGTCAGGGCAATCCTCGAAACCGAGCCGGTCGCGGACCGGATCAAGGAAGAGCTCGCCGCGCTGCCGCGCCTATTTGGCGGGCGCGAGGTGCTGGCCGAAGCGGCGCGGGTTGCTACTTCCGATTCATCCCGCCGGGCACTGGACAATATCGCGCAGGTGCTGGACATTCTGGATATCCACGGCGTTTCCGACCACCTGACCCTCGACCTGGGGGAGATCCGGGGGCTCGATTACCACAGCGGCCTCACGTTCGAGGGGTTCGTGACCGGAATCGGCGAGGCGGTCTGCAGCGGCGGGCGCTACGACAACCTGACACAGCGCTACGGATATCCAGCCCCGGCCACCGGCTTCGCCTTCAATATCCTGGCCCTCCTGAACGCACTGGAAAAGCGGCCCGATGTGGAGGCGAGCAAGACCCGCGATCTCCTCATCTTCAACCTCAAGGACGACCGCCGGGAGGCCCTCGAAATCGCCCAGCACCTGCGGGCACTGGGTTACTCCACCGCCCGCGACATCATCCACAGGGACTTCAACGACTCCCTCGATTATGCCCGGCGGATGAATATCCTCAGAATGATGGTAATCGGCGGCGACTACTGCGCAGCCGACGAAGCATACGTTGTACGGGTGGCAGACAAACGGGGGACGGCCGTCAAGAAGGCCGATCTCATGCGGAACGATTTTTCGCTCAATACCCTTCCCTGA
- a CDS encoding adenylosuccinate synthase — MANVVVVGAQWGDEGKGKVVDIYTEHADDVVRYQGGNNAGHTLVVNGEKTVLHLIPSGILHKGKRCIIGNGVVLDPEVFIMEINRLKEKGRLQDDSALLVSESVHIIMPYHKQIDLAREAKSGDKKIGTTGRGIGPTYEDKIGRRGIRLMDLLDPEIFARKLRENLEEKNFILEKLLGEKPLSFDEIHKTYSGYADILRKYVANTSLILCKDIAAGKKLLFEGAQGTLLDVDHGTYPFVTSSSTCAGGACTGTGVGPRDIHEIIGISKAYVTRVGSGPFPTELLDADGEQLRQTGGEFGATTGRPRRCGWFDAMVVRFAVRVNGLTGVALTKLDVLNDFDTIKICTGYTYEGKPVEDLPANLAVFEKCQPVYEEMPGWKSDIRGVRRFEDLPEKARLYVHRLQELISCPIVLVSIGPGRDETITIRNPFA; from the coding sequence ATGGCAAACGTGGTAGTGGTTGGCGCCCAGTGGGGCGATGAAGGAAAAGGCAAGGTTGTCGATATCTACACCGAGCATGCAGACGACGTGGTCCGCTACCAGGGAGGAAACAACGCCGGCCATACGCTGGTCGTAAACGGCGAGAAGACCGTCCTCCACCTCATTCCGTCCGGGATTCTCCACAAGGGAAAGCGGTGCATCATCGGCAACGGCGTGGTGCTCGACCCCGAGGTCTTCATCATGGAGATCAACCGACTGAAGGAAAAGGGTCGCCTCCAGGACGACAGCGCCCTTTTGGTCAGCGAATCGGTCCACATCATTATGCCGTATCACAAGCAGATCGACCTGGCCCGTGAAGCCAAGAGCGGCGACAAGAAGATCGGCACCACCGGCCGGGGCATTGGTCCCACCTACGAGGACAAGATCGGCCGTCGGGGGATCCGCCTCATGGATTTGCTCGACCCCGAAATATTCGCCCGCAAGCTCCGCGAGAACCTGGAGGAGAAAAACTTCATCCTCGAAAAGCTCCTGGGCGAAAAACCTCTCTCCTTCGATGAGATCCACAAAACCTACAGCGGCTACGCCGATATCCTCCGGAAGTATGTTGCCAACACTTCCCTGATTCTCTGCAAGGACATCGCGGCGGGGAAGAAGCTCCTCTTCGAGGGTGCCCAGGGAACCCTTCTCGACGTGGACCACGGCACCTATCCGTTCGTCACCTCTTCGTCCACCTGCGCGGGAGGCGCCTGTACGGGAACAGGGGTTGGCCCCCGGGATATCCACGAAATTATCGGCATCTCCAAGGCGTACGTGACGCGTGTCGGCAGCGGCCCCTTCCCCACCGAGCTGCTGGACGCCGACGGCGAGCAACTGCGCCAGACCGGCGGCGAGTTTGGCGCCACCACCGGCAGGCCCCGGCGCTGCGGCTGGTTCGATGCCATGGTGGTCCGCTTCGCCGTGCGGGTCAACGGCCTTACCGGCGTGGCGCTCACCAAGCTGGACGTCCTGAACGATTTCGATACCATCAAGATCTGCACCGGCTACACCTACGAGGGGAAACCGGTTGAGGACCTGCCGGCCAACCTGGCGGTATTCGAGAAGTGCCAGCCGGTCTACGAGGAAATGCCCGGCTGGAAGAGCGACATCCGCGGCGTTCGCCGGTTCGAGGATCTCCCGGAGAAGGCCCGGCTCTATGTCCATCGGCTCCAGGAGCTGATCAGCTGCCCCATTGTCCTTGTTTCGATCGGTCCAGGCCGCGACGAAACCATAACGATCAGAAACCCGTTTGCGTAA
- a CDS encoding sterol desaturase family protein encodes MHDEALIRLAFFFGVLAAVAIWEVAAPRRRLTDSKARRWYTNLSLVAIDTAVVRLTLTVLPADMAVQAREHGWGLMNTVVLPPSAGILLAFIALDLIIYLQHVLFHFLPVLWRLHRMHHTDLDIDVTTGNRFHPVEIFLSAGIKLGAVALLGAPVVAVVAFEVALNATSMFNHGNIRLPLTFDRWLRLVVVTPDMHRVHHSIILRETNSNFGFNLPWWDRLAGTYRPQPEGGHGEMTIGLKEFRDPAQLTLSRLLVQPFVRKST; translated from the coding sequence ATGCACGACGAAGCGCTGATCAGGCTCGCTTTTTTCTTCGGCGTGCTGGCGGCGGTTGCCATCTGGGAGGTGGCGGCTCCGCGCCGACGGCTCACTGACAGCAAGGCACGGCGTTGGTACACCAATCTCTCCCTAGTAGCCATCGACACCGCGGTGGTACGCCTGACCCTTACCGTCCTCCCCGCTGACATGGCGGTACAGGCGCGCGAACACGGCTGGGGACTCATGAACACCGTCGTCCTTCCGCCATCGGCCGGGATTCTTCTGGCCTTCATCGCCCTCGATCTGATTATTTACCTGCAGCATGTCCTTTTTCACTTTCTTCCGGTGCTCTGGCGTCTCCACCGGATGCACCACACCGACCTTGACATCGACGTTACGACCGGCAACCGCTTTCACCCGGTCGAGATTTTTCTCTCGGCCGGGATCAAGCTTGGGGCGGTTGCGCTGCTCGGAGCGCCCGTTGTGGCGGTGGTTGCCTTCGAGGTGGCACTGAATGCTACCTCAATGTTCAATCATGGCAACATTCGGCTTCCTCTCACCTTTGACAGGTGGTTGCGGCTCGTCGTCGTGACGCCGGACATGCACCGTGTCCACCATTCAATTATTCTTCGGGAAACTAACAGCAACTTCGGCTTTAATCTCCCCTGGTGGGACCGCCTGGCAGGCACCTATCGTCCACAGCCCGAAGGCGGCCATGGGGAAATGACGATCGGGCTTAAGGAGTTCCGTGATCCGGCACAGCTGACCCTTTCCCGTCTTCTCGTTCAGCCGTTTGTGCGCAAATCGACTTGA
- a CDS encoding lytic transglycosylase domain-containing protein translates to MIIDTLINRSTPSESKPQTDRPTVREAGAGLVFDEFLAAGTGIDVQPGARASAAAAAELMRLDMMRSAFTLGDSEGGGNPPAMGRAVEFMLKSFAENSREPVDPASPVAAGGSSAAPVASAAPEPLPAKGSGNWLDDVVNRASRRHGVEVGLIKAVIKAESNFNPNAVSPVGAQGLMQLMPATAKGLGVTNSFDPEQNVMAGTKFLKDLLARYGGNVDKALAAYNWGPGNVDRKPHLLPRETREYLAKVKDYYNQYA, encoded by the coding sequence ATGATCATCGATACTCTTATCAATCGTTCCACTCCATCCGAATCCAAACCCCAGACTGACCGCCCCACTGTTCGAGAGGCCGGTGCAGGCCTCGTCTTCGACGAGTTCCTGGCTGCCGGTACCGGTATCGACGTGCAGCCGGGAGCACGTGCCTCCGCTGCCGCTGCTGCGGAATTGATGCGGCTCGACATGATGCGGAGCGCCTTCACTCTTGGCGACTCCGAAGGTGGGGGGAATCCGCCGGCAATGGGGCGTGCCGTGGAATTCATGCTCAAGAGCTTTGCCGAAAACAGCCGGGAACCTGTTGATCCGGCATCTCCCGTGGCTGCCGGGGGATCTTCTGCTGCCCCGGTTGCTTCTGCCGCTCCCGAGCCTCTGCCCGCAAAGGGCAGTGGCAACTGGCTCGACGACGTCGTCAATCGTGCTTCACGCCGCCATGGCGTCGAGGTTGGACTCATCAAGGCAGTCATCAAGGCCGAAAGCAACTTCAATCCCAACGCCGTCTCCCCGGTGGGCGCCCAGGGGCTCATGCAGCTCATGCCTGCCACCGCCAAGGGACTCGGGGTCACCAACTCCTTCGATCCCGAGCAGAATGTCATGGCCGGCACAAAGTTTCTCAAGGATCTCCTGGCCCGTTACGGCGGGAATGTGGACAAGGCCCTTGCCGCCTACAATTGGGGGCCGGGCAATGTCGATCGCAAGCCCCATCTCCTTCCCCGGGAAACCCGCGAATATCTTGCCAAGGTGAAAGATTACTACAATCAGTACGCCTGA
- a CDS encoding sigma-54-dependent transcriptional regulator — MDTPRLLIADDDKKTRDFVAAFLKYKGYDVVQACDGQDALDKLETEEVHLVITDLMMPRVNGLEFVKKLKTMRPGTVIIAYSAFGNYEMASNLLKAGVFFYLEKPFNLDELETHVKRGFEHQSLQSQTYRAKPALKNRALMPNIIGESSKMLSLFELIEKVAESDSTVLIQGESGTGKELVARAVHDLSNRKTRNFVPVNCAAIPDELLESELFGHVKGSFTGAVANRIGRFEMADRGTLFLDEIGDMKPNLQVKLLRVLQNRELEPVGATRSKKIDVRIIAATNQNLEKLVATKQFREDLYYRLSVIPIFIPPLRERKEDIPLLVNSFLERFNRNKKSKVKGIDSDAMDLLVHYDWPGNVRELENLVERLVILKGFGAIGVNDLPEKFSGVTISPPSESMTLPDSGICLNTVVEEFENNLILQALKKTGGNKKEAALLLNLKRTTLIEKLKKRRLDTIATSFA, encoded by the coding sequence ATGGATACGCCGCGACTGCTCATTGCCGACGACGACAAAAAAACCCGAGACTTTGTAGCCGCTTTTCTCAAGTACAAAGGGTACGACGTGGTCCAGGCCTGTGACGGTCAGGACGCCCTCGACAAGCTGGAAACCGAAGAGGTTCACCTTGTCATCACCGACCTGATGATGCCCCGGGTGAACGGCCTCGAATTCGTCAAGAAGCTGAAGACCATGCGTCCGGGCACCGTCATCATTGCCTACAGCGCCTTCGGCAACTACGAAATGGCCTCCAACCTCCTCAAGGCAGGGGTCTTTTTCTATCTGGAAAAGCCCTTCAATCTGGACGAGCTTGAAACGCACGTGAAGCGCGGGTTCGAGCACCAGTCCCTCCAGAGCCAGACCTACCGGGCCAAGCCGGCCCTCAAGAACCGGGCCCTCATGCCGAATATCATCGGCGAGAGCTCCAAGATGCTCTCCCTCTTCGAGCTGATCGAAAAGGTTGCCGAGTCCGATTCCACCGTCCTCATTCAGGGTGAGTCGGGGACCGGCAAGGAACTGGTCGCCCGGGCGGTCCATGACCTGAGCAATCGCAAGACTCGCAACTTCGTGCCGGTCAACTGCGCCGCCATCCCCGACGAGCTCCTTGAAAGCGAGCTCTTCGGCCACGTGAAAGGTTCCTTCACCGGCGCCGTGGCGAACCGCATCGGCCGTTTCGAGATGGCCGACCGCGGCACCCTGTTTCTCGACGAAATCGGCGACATGAAACCGAACCTCCAGGTGAAGCTCTTGCGGGTGCTGCAGAACCGCGAGCTGGAGCCGGTGGGTGCCACCCGCTCCAAGAAGATCGACGTGCGGATCATTGCCGCCACCAACCAGAACCTGGAAAAGCTGGTCGCCACGAAACAGTTCCGCGAAGACCTCTACTACCGGCTCTCTGTCATTCCCATCTTCATTCCGCCCCTGCGGGAGCGCAAGGAAGATATCCCGCTCCTGGTCAACTCTTTCCTTGAGCGTTTCAACCGCAACAAGAAGAGCAAGGTGAAGGGGATCGACTCCGACGCCATGGACCTTCTCGTCCACTACGACTGGCCCGGCAACGTGCGCGAACTGGAGAACCTCGTGGAGCGCCTCGTGATCCTCAAGGGGTTCGGCGCCATTGGTGTCAATGATCTGCCCGAAAAGTTCTCCGGCGTCACCATTTCCCCCCCTTCCGAAAGCATGACCCTTCCCGATTCGGGCATCTGCCTCAATACCGTGGTGGAGGAGTTCGAAAACAACCTCATCCTCCAGGCCCTCAAGAAGACCGGCGGCAACAAGAAGGAGGCCGCTCTTCTTCTGAACCTCAAGCGAACCACCCTCATCGAGAAATTAAAAAAGCGGAGACTCGATACAATTGCCACGTCTTTTGCATAA
- a CDS encoding chemotaxis protein CheW, which translates to METALQTKVEESRSELIQLVSFKLEQEEYGVNVLKVREIIRMPSITRVPNTPHYIEGVINLRGKVIPIISMRKRFSLPEGETSSQTRIMVIDMEGELMGFVVDAVSEVIRISESEIQPPPAVVNSAVEQECLAGVINQTDRLLFFLNLEKLISRDERSLFSGMM; encoded by the coding sequence ATGGAAACTGCGCTGCAGACCAAAGTAGAGGAATCGAGAAGCGAACTGATCCAACTCGTGAGCTTCAAGCTGGAGCAGGAGGAGTATGGGGTAAACGTCCTGAAGGTGCGCGAGATCATCCGGATGCCGAGCATCACCCGCGTTCCCAATACCCCCCACTATATCGAGGGGGTGATCAACCTGCGGGGCAAGGTAATCCCCATCATCTCCATGCGCAAGCGTTTCAGCCTCCCCGAGGGGGAGACAAGCAGCCAGACGAGGATCATGGTCATCGACATGGAAGGGGAGCTGATGGGATTCGTGGTTGATGCGGTCTCAGAGGTGATCCGGATCTCCGAGAGCGAGATCCAGCCTCCGCCGGCCGTGGTCAACAGCGCCGTGGAGCAGGAGTGCCTCGCGGGGGTCATCAACCAGACCGACCGTCTCCTCTTCTTCCTCAACCTGGAGAAACTCATCTCCCGGGACGAGCGAAGCCTGTTCAGCGGCATGATGTGA
- a CDS encoding chemotaxis protein CheA, protein MAIECEDQELLDGFLTETAELLEKLDDDLVALEKTPSDAELMNGIFRSIHTVKGASSFLGFELLVKVTHKTEDVLNRMRRGELEVTPEVMDVILEAVDLVKLLVSDIKGGDIVEREIDGTVGKLLPFLSENAKEATVLKPSATTVTPSAPAEAAPTPQATETETHPSAELSPAPEAAPVKAPEPAPRVQAPPPPAPRDDKKGDDLADNTTVRVDVKRLDDLMNQVGELVLERNRMMQLNTDFNDGGDDTFGEEFGKLSKRISFVTSELQMQVLKMRMIPVEKVFKKFPRIVRNLARDLGKEVDLLVFGEETELDRSVVDEIGDPLIHLIRNAMDHGLETPDERMAAGKPRKGTLILSAAHEGNQIVISIKDDGKGIDPERIARKAKEKGLVTDEQLAAMGQREILDLIFLPGFSTKEKATDLSGRGVGMDVVRTNIKKLNGIIDIRSELGQGSEFILKLPLTLAIIQSLLVEVEDETYSIPLAAVLETLRVEEREFHTIGGQEVLKLRDSVLPLMRLQKIFNVAPSERSRVACYVVVVGVAEKRVGLVVSRLLGQQEVAIKSLGKYLANLPGIAGSTILGDGRVTLIIDPAGLMENSDGSGGGRIAA, encoded by the coding sequence ATGGCGATTGAGTGCGAAGACCAGGAACTCCTGGATGGATTTTTGACCGAAACGGCGGAACTGCTCGAGAAGCTTGACGACGATCTGGTTGCCCTGGAAAAGACCCCATCGGACGCGGAGCTCATGAACGGCATTTTCCGGTCGATCCATACGGTGAAAGGGGCCTCCAGCTTTCTCGGTTTTGAGCTTCTCGTGAAGGTCACCCACAAGACCGAGGACGTCCTGAACCGCATGCGGCGGGGAGAGCTGGAGGTAACCCCGGAGGTCATGGACGTGATCCTGGAGGCGGTGGACCTGGTGAAACTCCTGGTGAGCGACATCAAGGGGGGAGACATCGTCGAGCGTGAAATCGACGGGACCGTCGGCAAACTCCTCCCCTTCCTCTCGGAAAACGCCAAGGAAGCGACGGTTCTCAAGCCGTCGGCGACCACCGTGACGCCTTCAGCGCCGGCCGAAGCGGCTCCGACGCCCCAAGCGACGGAAACGGAAACCCACCCCTCTGCCGAACTTTCTCCGGCCCCGGAGGCAGCGCCGGTCAAGGCACCCGAGCCCGCTCCCCGCGTCCAGGCGCCCCCGCCCCCTGCCCCCCGTGACGACAAAAAGGGGGATGACCTGGCGGACAACACCACGGTCCGGGTGGATGTGAAACGGCTCGACGACCTCATGAACCAGGTGGGGGAGCTGGTTCTTGAGCGCAACCGGATGATGCAGCTCAACACCGATTTCAACGACGGCGGAGACGACACCTTCGGCGAAGAGTTCGGCAAGCTCTCCAAGCGGATCAGCTTCGTTACCTCGGAACTCCAGATGCAGGTCCTCAAGATGCGGATGATCCCGGTGGAAAAGGTCTTCAAGAAGTTCCCCCGCATCGTGCGCAACCTGGCCCGGGACCTGGGCAAGGAAGTGGATCTCCTCGTCTTCGGCGAAGAGACCGAACTGGATCGCTCAGTGGTGGATGAAATCGGCGACCCGCTGATCCACCTGATCCGTAACGCCATGGACCACGGCCTGGAGACCCCCGACGAACGGATGGCGGCCGGCAAGCCCCGCAAGGGGACCCTGATCCTCTCGGCGGCCCATGAGGGGAACCAGATCGTCATCAGCATCAAGGACGACGGCAAAGGGATTGATCCCGAGAGAATCGCGAGAAAAGCGAAGGAAAAAGGGCTGGTAACCGACGAGCAACTGGCCGCCATGGGACAGCGTGAGATCCTGGACCTGATCTTTCTCCCCGGCTTCTCCACCAAGGAGAAGGCCACGGACCTCTCGGGACGCGGCGTCGGCATGGACGTGGTCAGAACCAACATCAAAAAGCTGAACGGCATCATCGATATCCGCAGCGAACTGGGGCAGGGGTCCGAGTTCATCCTGAAGCTCCCCCTTACCCTCGCCATCATCCAGTCGCTCCTGGTGGAGGTGGAGGACGAGACCTACTCGATCCCCCTGGCGGCGGTCCTGGAGACGCTCCGGGTGGAGGAACGGGAATTCCACACCATCGGCGGCCAGGAGGTGCTCAAGCTTCGAGATTCGGTGCTCCCCCTCATGCGGCTGCAGAAGATTTTCAACGTCGCCCCGAGCGAGCGGAGCCGTGTCGCCTGCTACGTGGTTGTCGTGGGGGTTGCCGAGAAGCGGGTCGGGCTTGTGGTTTCGCGGCTTCTGGGGCAGCAGGAGGTGGCCATCAAGTCCCTCGGCAAGTACCTGGCAAACCTCCCCGGCATTGCCGGCTCCACCATCCTCGGTGACGGACGGGTCACCCTCATCATCGACCCCGCGGGGCTCATGGAGAACAGCGACGGAAGCGGCGGCGGCCGCATTGCCGCCTGA